Genomic window (Shewanella psychropiezotolerans):
ACCTGTATAGCGTCTATTTTCTTATGCTATTGATTGTGCTGCATGTCGCGGGTGTGATTATCGCCGAACTACGTCATCAGCCAGGGATAATCTCGGCCATGTTTTCGGGAAAGAAACGAATAGTGGGAACACCGCTGGATAAATGAGTCTAGATGTAGATTTTTTTCCTAGTACTTTACCTAGGCCCTAGATCTTAAGTAAGGATCTAGTTTTTGTCATGTATCAGCCAGCTCACAGGATTAACTTATGCAGCTGGCTGATTTACCTATCTTATCCCTTATCTCATTAGCTTTTGTCTAAATAATGGATATCGGTGGCATCTCTGAGTCTGGTTGCAGCTTGCTCAGGTGTCAGATCTCGCTGAGCTTCGGCCAGCATCTCATAACCCACCATAAACTTCTTTACCGTGGCGGAGCGTAGCAGTGGCGGGTAAAACACGCCGTGTAACTGCCAATGATCACTGCCAGTTAATTCACCTTCTCTGTCTCGCTTGAATGGCGCGAAGTGCCAGCCCATGGAATAGGGGAAAGAACAATTGAACAGGTTGTCATAGCGGCTGGTGAGCTTCTTGATGGCCAAGGCTAGATCGTCTCTTTGCGCATTACATAATTCATCGAACCTTCGAATGTGGCTTTTTGGCATTAAGATGGTCTCGAAAGGCCAGGCTGCCCAATAAGGTACAACGGCCAACCAGTGCTCGGTCTCGACTACGGTACGGCTACCATCTTCCATTTCACGTTTGACATAGTCCAAGAGTAGGTTACGGCCATGCTCTTGCTGATATGCTCTTAAATTATGGTCTTTTTTCCTGACTTCATTCGGCAGGTAGCTATTGGCCCATACTTGTCCGTGGGGATGGGGTTGAGAGCAGCCCATGACAGCCCCCTTGTTCTCAAATGCCTGTACCCAGACATATTCCTTGCCCAACTCGGTTATTTCACTCTCCCAGGCATCAACGACCTGACGTAGCTGCTCTGTGGTGAGCCGAGGTAGCGTCTTGCTGTGATCCGGTGAAAAACAGATCACCCGACTCAAGCCGCGGACGCTTTCACTGCGCATTAGTGGATCGTCATCAAAAGGCGCTGCAGGCGTGTCGGGGGCTAAAGCCGCAAAGTCGTTACCAAATACAAATGTGGATTGATAATCAGGGTTTATCTCACCGCTTATGCGTCGATTACCGGCGCACAAGAAGCAGTCTTTATCATAACTTTGATCTTGTTCATCGGGAGTCGCTTCGTCCTGGCCTTGCCAGGGACGTTTAGCTCTATGGGGAGAGACGAGTACCCAGTCAGCCGTGAGAGGGTTAAATCTACGGTGTGGATGTTCAATAGGATCGAAGCTAGTCATAGTATTTTACAGGAGGATATTGTATACGAATGGATTATATAAGAATGAAGCTAAAAAGCGATAAGAGAATTGTACATTTATCCTATGTTTTTTATATAACTGGCTTATTCAGTAACCAATAGAATTACTATTAAGGTGAAAAATGGCGTTTATCAAACAATACTATATAGGGCTTAGCCCCATCAATGGTATAGTTCTCCCTTTCGATTTAATTTAAATGGTTTAGAAGCTTGGACGCGGTGAGCTGTTTGCTGTCGCCTTGGTTTTTTGTATGAATTGATAGTTATGATTGGAAGGCAAGATTGACCCAACTAGATAATTTTTTTAGCCAGTCAGTAATATTCGACGGTATGCTGGTGTTATTGGAAATGACAGTGGTTGACTTTGACTACAGCGGACCTGTGTTGTCTGCGAAGTTTAGCTCGGCTAAAGATCTGGGCATAGTCACTGAGGGTATTGATGTCGGTGATACTATTCAATCACTCGTCACTGCGAGATTGGACTGGTCTGCGGGTCCAGTCATTGCCTCCGCTAATACGGTGTGCAGCCAGTGTAGCGAGTCACTGTTACCTTGTATTCATCTTGCCGCTATCGCCATCGATTATGTGGCCAGAAAAGCCCCTATCATTCCCTATCCGAGTGAAACCAAACGTGCCGATACCGCACTCAGGTTATTGAGAACTGAGCTGAGTCAACGTTACGATCCTTATCCTAATATGGCCAGACATAGAGTGGTGTACTTGCTATCAACAAGGAAGGGTGCACTGCACCTGAGCGCCCATAAAGGCTATGTCAGTAAATTAGGTCAATACTCAATCAAGACAGATTTAGGCTTTGAGGTGTTGGACCGAGGCAGCTTGCCAAAATTTGTGACTCAAACCGATGTTTATTTACTGCATAGGTTAAGAGAATTAGCCCAAGTGTTGGATGATGAGACGAGAGCTGCTCAGCAAGAGACACTTTCCTTAGGGTTAGGAGAAACGTGTGACAGTGAGTTCCTTTATCAATTAATTTCTACTCAGCGCTGTTTCTGGCTGCATTGCGAGCAAGTCCCCCTCAAGGTCGAGCCGCATTATCTTGATGATTTTGTCGAGCCAGGCGCCTTACTTCAAGTGGCTCCAGGCCAATACCTTGATTTTGCCAGTATGAGTCTGGTGTTGACCGAATTACCCCCATCTCTGGGTGAACTCAGCGATAAACAGCGCACTGAATATGTACAACAAGTTGCAGATGATGACAGGGAATGGGTGCCTAAACTTACAGTGTATCGCAGGGGTATCGAATTTCCCTGGGATGAACAGAGTCATCTGGATTTACAGGTCGCTCGCTTTTCCCTCATCAGCGATGATTTGGAGTGTGGTTTAGTTGACATTTTTGCTCATGCCAGCGAGTCACCGCATCTGCTCAAGCTCGCCGCTGAACTGAGTATTCAGCTGTCCGATTTTCCCCTTCTTTCATCTGGATTTGAACCCATAGTCTGGCATCAGTTTCTACTCGGCGATCGCCAGTTACCTGAAATGTTGAGTCAACAGATGTTTGCCATAAGGCGTCTGATGTTGGCTGGCTGGTCAATTGATTTTCAATTAATCAATCGTTTTAGCTTGGCCCAAGTCCAGACTTGGTATGGAGAGGTGAGTCATCAAGCTGCAGATAAGCAATGGTTCGACCTTGAACTGGGTGTTGAAGTGGATGGCAAGAAGATCAATTTATTGCCCTATCTGGTCAAAGCAATAAGACAGGGCTTGCTGCAAAACTTAAGCGACACAGATACGATACTCATGGAGCTCGACTCCGGTCAGCGTCTGTCTCTGCCCGCCGACAGAGTGAAGCATATTCTCTCTGTGCTGGTCGAGTTGTATGAGAGAAAACCGCTGTCAGTCGATGAGACATTAACTATGTCCATGAATCAGTTGACTCGAATTGCAGAATTGGCTGATCGAGATAAAATAAACAAGAAAGACTGGCATTGGCAGGGCAGTCACTGGTTACAGAATAAGGCTCAGCAACTTTACTCTTATTTAGAAGTGAGTTCAGGTGGCCAAGGCCCAGCAGATCGGGACGCTAAAGCTAAACAAATAGATTTTGCTGTTTCGCCGCCTGTCGGGCTCAATGCGCAGCTTAGAGAATATCAGCAGCTGGGATTAAACTGGTTGCAGTTCTTAAAGGCACACGAATTTTGTGGAATACTCGCCGATGATATGGGTCTGGGTAAAACAATCCAAACCCTGAGTAGTATCTTACTCGATAAAGAGGCCGGTAAACTGTCTGGCCCCTGTTTAGTGGTTGCGCCAACGAGCCTATTAGCCAACTGGTTGCATGAAGCTGGGACATTTGCCCCCGAACTTAGGGTGCTTCTCTGGTCAGGGCCTAAGCGCCACAGTTTACAAGATAAGATTGATAGCAGCGATCTCTTGATCACCAGCTATGGCACACTGCAACAAGATGTTGAGTTTTGGGCCAAGCAACACTTTCATGTGGTGATCTTAGATGAAGCTCAGACCATCAAAAATGTTCGAAGTCGAATTAGTCGAGTGGTTTCCAGCTTATCCGCGACCCATAGACTCTGCTTAACCGGTACGCCTTTAGAAAATCATCTGGGGGAGCTATGGTCACTGTTTAACTTCCTGATGCCAGGTTTCCTCGGTACCTATGCTCAGTTTCAGCGGCATTATCAAGTGCCGATTGAAAAAGAGCAAGATGATGAGCGTCGCCGGGCGCTCGTGCAACGGATTGCGCCGTTCATGTTACGCAGGCTTAAATCTGAGGTCGCCACAGAATTGCCCGATAAAACGGTGATCAATGAATATATAAACCTGACCGAGACTCAGGGGGATCTGTATGAAACGATCCGTTTGACCATGTCTGAAGAGATGAGAAAAGCGGTGTCAGTCTCGGGAGTGAAACGTAACCGTTTAGCCATCAGTAATGCCTTGCTCAAACTCAGGCAGGTCTGTTGTCATCCCGACTTACTCAAACTCGATCACCTCCAGCAATCAGACTTAGCCGGCGCCGATGTCGATACAGTCTCAGTAACATCTGATATTGATGAGCTTGGTGATCAAGGTTCTGCCAATGGAGTGCAGCCTCTCGATGATGTTGGCAGGCTCAATACTCGCTCAGGAAAGTTAAACTGGCTTGCCGCTAAGCTGCCCGGCATGCTCGAAGAGGGCAGGAGAGTATTAATTTTCTCCTCTTTTACCAGCATGCTGAGTCTGATTGGTGAACTTCTGGAAAAGCTAGGCATTAGCTTCGTTGAGCTGACGGGAAAGAGTCGAGATCGAGGGGCACTGGTTGAGCGTTTTCAGCAGCGAGAGGTGCCGATATTCTTGATTAGCTTGAAGGCGGGAGGCGCGGGTCTAAATCTAACTGCTGCCGATGTGGTCATCCATACCGATCCCTGGTGGAATCCAGCAGCCGAGCAGCAGGCCAGTGATAGGGCTCACCGGATAGGCCAGGACAAGTCGGTGTTTGTCTATAAACTTATCTGTAAGGATACCGTTGAGGAGAGGATACAGCTGCTGCAGGAATCTAAAAATAATTTAGCACAGAGTATCTATCAGCAAGAGAGTCTGGCTGTTTCTGAGATGACAGGGGATGACTGGCTTGAGCTATTAAAGCCTATAGAACTGGATGACTAAATCTTGAATAACTCGCTTTGAAAAAACGCTTCTGAATGGGAGTTTTGGATGAATAGCTCTGGCACAAGGGTTCTGTATGGATAGTTTTGGATAAATAGCTCTAGAAGAATAGCCCTGCCTTTTTAGTAACAGGGCTAAATAAACTGATTAAATAGTAGGCCTTTTCGCTCCTCCTCATCTTTTTTCAGGATCACGGCGATTTTTAGTTGCAGCTCTGTCTTGAGCAAATCTGCCGAGCTTTGGGCATAATCGGTATCTTGAATTCGCGAGCGTGCCGCGCTGCTATTAATACTGCTAATTTGGTAGTTATTGACTCGGCTGTCGATGGCGTTACTCTCAGCTCCTGCAACGCTGGCATTGTCATCTATAATCACTGAGGCATCGTCTATAGTGGTCAGTGAAGCACTTGGATTACTCGCATCTAAACCTGAAATAAAATTATTCTGTCCCAGTACTTCTGCCGCGACGACATTGATCTCTTCGGTCAGTTGATCAAGCTCCGCTTGTATGGCTTGTTTATCGTACAAGGGATTACCTGCTTGTATGGTCAAGTCTCGTGCTCTAAGGAGGTTGTCAGTAATTGAAGCATATTGTCCTGCTTGAGTGTTAATTATGCTCTGCTCATCGAGTGCATTTCTTACACGTACTCCTGACTCATTAATACTGGATGTGAGCCTATTGGCGATCTGTAGGCCAGCGGGATCGTCCGAGGCCTTGTTAATCTTGAGCCCGGTACTGAGCTTCTCCATCTGCTCTTTACGTTTCTCTTGCAGTTTCTCAAGGTTACTTAGACTCGATGACTGAATGCTGGGCAATTTCATACCTGTCTCTCTCAAATTGAAACCTGATATTATTATCTAACGGTATTGTCTAAAAAACAAACATATAATCACAGTTACTTAGAGTAAATCAGAGTAATAACCTGCTTGTTATTATTAATCGTTATAACTCGTCATTATCTACTGATTTACTTCTTGAAAGGTCTGGGGACTTGGCTGTGGATGAGCGAATATTTAATTGAGAGAGATATGAGCATAGAAGGGCAATACGCTAGTTATACCGATTGGTATTTTACCTCAGAGTTTAAAAATAATTCTCCGTACTCGAGATAATCCCTATAGAGAAGGAACAATGCTGCGACCATACAAAAAACTTGTTACATGAGCCTGAGCATTGAATTTTGGTAGTTCTGGGTTGAGCCCTGTACGTGAAAATAGCATATAGGTAGCAATAGGACCAAGTAATGCTGTGAGAGTTAACATCGGATATTCAGACCTTAATGCATTTTGATCTTGGTGATGTTTAATCATCTTCACCATACCTTGTAAGTTGTTTATTAGATTCATGGTTGCATCGCGTATGTCAGGGTTGCCAGATATCTCATGAAGGAGACGAAAAACAATATCGCCATAGATATCAAAGGTGACAATGTACGATTTAACTAACGCAACAAGATCGTCGTGCAGATCGTCGGATATCTGCACAAGGCTGAGAGGAGTATTAATGAGTTGGTGATCAATTGCTCTTGCAAATAACACGGCCTTATTACCATATCGTCGGAATAGCGTTGCTTCATTCACACCAGCAATACTGGCAATAGCTTTTGTGGTGGTGGCGGCATATCCGATAGTTAACCATTCGTTAACTACAATACCAAATAGCTTATTCTCGTCAATTTTACGCGGCATCGATACTCCTAATTTGTTTCTTGATCATACCATGTGCAAGCTTTTACTTGCAAAAGAAATGGACCTCCATATAATGCAAGTATCCACTTGCATAAGGGCGGGAATATGACAAATTCACATCACAACCGAAAATCTGACATTATCTATGCTGCACTAGGAGCCAATGAACGCGATATTGTAGATAAAATAAAGCTGCCTTGGTTGCGTCGATTTTTGATTCGTTTCGTTGGTGTTAAGCTGCGCTTACAGTTTACTGGTTGGCTGCAATATCTGATGCCAGTGCCAATCGTGTTGGGGCTGTATATCATGAGTGGATTACTTTATTTGCTATTACCATCTGTGGCGACAATTTTTGTACTGCTTCCTACACTACTGTTGGCCATCATATTGTTCGATATCGTTACAACTCGACTACGCATACGCTTACCGGAGCCCCTCCCTAAGAGTAACGAAGAAAGTGATGTATTTAGTCTGATGCGTAATCGCAGATCTTGTCGTTCTTACCAAACACGGCCATTAACCGATGAGCATGAACAAGCTCTTCTAGAGTCAGTGACTCGACATTTAAAAGAGCCGAAATTCAGTGAGTCAAATATTCGCCTAGAATGGGTACATGCGCCGTTGACTATCTGGCCGGTTGTCAATGCTCGTCATTTTCTAATCGCTATTGCTCCTGCAAAATATGACCGTAAAGCGGTTCTTGATATTGGTAAGACACTCCAAAAAGTTGTCATTGATGTAACGCGAATGGGACTCGGCAGCTGTTGGATCGGTCCTGGTGCTGATCATAACAGTGTTAAATCTGTCTTGAATGAACGATTCGATGAAAACAAAGATGCCATTATTTGTGTTTGCGCGATTGGGTATAAGTCTTGGTATACCCCCTTGTTTATTCGTATTTTTAATGCTCAATTTCATAAACGATTACCCTTGGAGTCGCTGTTTTTTTCAGATAACGACTTGACTCAACCATTAAAAACTACAGGGGAAAGCTTTATTCAATACGAACGCTGCTTCGAAAGTTGTCAATGGTCACCATCGTCTTATAATGGCCAAACAACCCGTTGTGTAGGCACGCAGATTGCTGACGATCAACTACGTGTAGACTTCTATGCAGCGACGTCATCACGATATTATGCAGCAGTGGCAACTGGCATCTGGTGTGCTAATTGGGAGATGGGGTGTGATGAATTGGGCCAAGGTGGTAGCTTTCGAATACTATCAACAACAGAGCGAGGTATTTCTGCCCCTCAAAACGTTAATGAACTACCACATTACGATGTTAGCTGGATCTCTAAAGATACTCTCCCTGCAGGGTGATAATGAGCCTGCGTTTACCACCAGAATCTCTTGGCTCACATAGATAGATCCCTTGCCATGTGCCCAGATTTAAACGGCCATTGGTGATAGGGAGCGTCAATGAAACACCAAGTAAACTCGATTTTAGGTGAGCGGGCATATCATCGGGCCCCTCATAGGTATGGGTATAGTAAAGCTCATTCTCTGGCGCGAGACGATTGAAGTAGCGCTCGAAGTCGACCCGTACACTGGGATCGGCATTTTCATTGAGCGTTAATGCGGCCGAGGTGTGCTGCAGGTGGATATGGGCTAAGCCTACCTTGAGTTTTTTAAGCTCTGGAAGCGCATCATAGACCTCGTCTGTGATCAGATGAAATCCGCGGGGTTTTGCACGTAAATTAACTTCTTTTTGATACCACATGACGACTCTTTAAATTGGACAGTGAGCGAGATTGATATTCAGGTTAACTCATTGGCTGTATTAATGATGCTGGTATTAATGATAAAGGTAAAGAGTGGGGAGTTTACTCTATGGAGTCGCAAGTTTAAGGGGCCTGGATGACTCGGTTTCTACCGGCATTTTTCGCCTTGTAGAGCGCCTTGTCACTGGCATTTAACCATTCATCTAAGCTTTCACCTTCGAGCTCTTTCACCCCTATGCTGCAAGTGATGAGCTGGGAAACACCTGGCAGTTTTATTTGTGAAATAACCTGCCGCAACTGCTCAGCATAGATGACGGCATGCTCACCGTCGGTATCCGGCAACTTGATTAAAAACTCTTCTCCTCCGAAACGTATGACCTCAGCGTCTACAGGCTTGTGGCGTGTAATGGTGTCCGCTACCGCACGTAACACACAATCCCCGTGATATGGCCATGAGTATCATTGATCTGTTTGAAATGATCGAGATCGAGCAAGAGTAGGCTCGTTTTGGTCTGGTGTTTTATCTTGCTTTCTATTGCGTTATTTAAACTGGGTTTTAAGCGTTTTCGATTGTAGATACCTGTCAGTTCGTCGGTATGAGCAAGATAAAATAGGGCATTCTTTTGTTTATTGATGATGTGTGAGAAGAGGGCGCCGAAGACGATACAGTCTATGATGGCGATGGAATAACGTGCAATGACTGGCGTAGATTCTATGTTGAGTGCGAAGCCGAGTCCGAACAAGGCATAGAGAATAGATAGGAGCAGGGCTTGCTTAATGTTAAACAGGAAAAAATAAATAAAAATGGTAGGAAATAGATAGATAAGGCCTTTGTAACCTAAGTAAAGGCAACTGTAACAGATGGCAATGCTCACCATGATGAGTGTGATCTGCTTCTGTAGTACGTTGGCCTTGTATTGCCATTCTCGCAGCAGTGAGAAAAGTAGCGGGGTAATGGCTAAGGAGAAGAACCCAGCGTGTTTGTAGTCACCGATCCCGATCCGATATAGGCTAAAAACACTCAAAGTGATAATCGCAGAAACATGAAAGACGATTGAGGCATTTCTCGGTATTTTATTCACACTATCTACATCCACAACATCTTGCCTCGGTTCGCTCGTTATACATCATTCAGTTTAAAAACCTTAATTCATTAAGTTTTTATCGGTATTTGACTAATAACCTTTAATTATTAAGAGAGATATGGGTTTGATCGCCTATTTATTGCGCACATCTGTATCTTGTGTTCATGGTCGTTTCTCTAGCAAGAAAGTAAATAACGTAAATTTACTAATAATGATAATCGTTAACATTTAGTGTGGCGGCACATTTAATATTTACTATGGTCGATTTGACTCGCCCGAACGATTAGCAATGAAGTCACTAAAAGCTTTACCAGAAGATGCTCCTCAGCTTGTTATCCATGACAAGGTCACGAAAACCACCAGGATAAAAGCAAAAAAAATCCGCGTCAGCAGAGGTTCTCTGTCCATCGCGCGGACCATTCATATTTATGTGTCTATGGCTTTGCTAATACTCATGCTGTTTTTTGCCGTGACGGGGATCACTCTCAACCATCCAGAGTGGTTCGATAGCAACCAAGAGGGGGCACAATACTCAGAGGTGCCACTGCCGGACTATCTCATCACATCTCAAAGCAATGAAGAACAATGGCGTGCAGCCTTAGGTCATTGGATGAAAAGCCAATGGTCTGTAGATATGACTCAAGCACAATTCAGTGAAGATGAGATTTCACTGGTGCATAAGGCGCCGGGTACCTATCAGGTTTTTACCTTAGACCTGCTGGATAACCGGGTTTTTGTCGAGAGCCATCATTACGGTGCTATCGCCGTATTGAATGATCTGCATAAGGGCAGAAATGCCGGCCTCGCCTGGCAATGGATACTCGACATTAGCTCCATGTTAATCATTTTGTTTTCAATGAGCGGTGCCTACTTGTTACTTCCTCAAACCAGAAAGCTTAAAAAGTCACTGTTTTACATGGTCATAGTGAGTAGTAGCTGTGGCTTGGTATATGTCACACAAGTGCTTTAGCGCATTGTATTGGGATAGATAAATCAACGTAAGGAGTTCCATGAAGCGGAAACAGAGACACGTTAACAACATCAGCACAATGAAGCGGTATCTAGCTCGATCACTGCTTTTTTTCTCCTTGATAATAGTGCCGTCTTGGGCCTGTGCCGAGGTCGATGCTGGGCTTGATATTGAGGTTAACTTACCGGAAATAACTCAAGGTCAGTATTTAAGGCCCTATACCGCGGTATGGATTGAAAATGCTAAAGGCAAGCATATCAGCACGCTCGCTTTGTGGCGTTGGGATGAAGGCTATAAGTGGCTTAAAGATATCCGGCGATGGTGGAGAAAAGCCGGGCGTGAAGATAGCCAGTTAGTCGATGGGATGAGCTCAGCTACTCGCCCGGCGGGGAAATATCAGCTGCACTGGGATATGACTGATGTCGACGGTCACGCTGTCCCCAATGGCAAATATACCTTGCTGATGGAAGTGGTCAGGGAGCATGGCGGTAGAGATCTGGTGAGACATAAGTTTGAGTTAGGCTCTGAGGCGTTTACTGCCAAAATAGCTCCGACTGAGGAAACTGGCGAGATCAAGATCCATTTCCAACCTTAACGCTTTTAATCTTTAGCTCGTCATTCATTTACACATTTAATCATGTAATTTATAGGTCAACCAATGAAGAAAACACTGTTAGTTACCGCGAGTCTTACCTTAGTCAGCACCTTGTTAAGTCCCTTTGCTAGTCATACTGCTCAGGCTCATGACCGTTGGATCTTGCCAAGTCATTTCAATGTCTCAGCCGATGCAGGCAAAGGTGTGTGGATCACTTCCGATGTCTCTGCCAGTAATCAAGTGTTCATCTATGATAAGCCCTTCGGCAGCGAAGATGTTCAGGTTGTGATGCCCGATGGCAAACTAGATTCTCCCTCTTCAAGCTACAGAGGCGGCCGTAAGTCTGTGTTCGATTACCAGCTGGCACAGGATGGCACCTATCGGTTCGAGAAAAAAGCCAAACCTAAATACTATTCTCGTTACAAGGTGAAGGGCCAAGATAAGCCCGTGCGCCTTGCTATGGACAAACAGGCGGCTGCCGCAGCGATGCCAAAAGGTGCATATGAGCTGCAAGGCGCCATGTATTTCTCACGCGTCGAGACTTATGTGACCCTTAATAAACCTAACGATGTGGCTTATCAGGCTAAAAATGAATACCTTGAATTGCTGCCTGTGACACACCCGGCGAACATCATTGAAAATGAAGTCACAGAGATGAATTTTCTTTTTCATGGTAAGCCTGTTGAGGGCGTGACGGTTTCTGTGGTCAAGTCCGGCACTCTGTATCGCAATAAAATTGATGCCATCGAACTCGTCTCAAATAAAGCGGGTTCGATAAGTTTTACTCCACCAAGTGCCGGTCTGTACTTGCTTCACGCGAGTTTCGAGCAGAAAAATACCGATACCCGTCTAGCCGATAAATCCGTTAACGAAATATTTCTGACCTTCGAGGCAGGCTTAGAATAACTGACTGCAGATAACTGCAACTGATGTTAGCCCAAACTAAGATCTGGTTTGGGCTTTTTATTATCGGTATAAAAGTAGGGCAGGTTTAGTATGAGTCGCCTATTTAGTCACTGCTGGCGCTAAGGCATTACTCGGTGTATAACTAGTTTAATACACAGAGTTTTTTGGGCTTTAATATGCAACTATTAATTTTAAGGCGGTTAAGCCAGCTGGTTAAAATTGGCCTGATAATGAGCATACTATTTCAGGTTAATTCACTCTCTGCGGCCCCAAATCTGGATCTCAGTGTCCAGGATGTAGACGGGCAGTCATATATATTATCTCAAGTTTCCGGAGAGTTGATTTATATCGATTTTTGGGCCTCTTGGTGTGGACCATGTCGAAAGTCTTTTCCCTGGATGAATGAGATGCACCATAAGTATGCTGATCAGGGGCTTAAGATCATTGCCATCAATTTAGACAATGACATATCACTCGCCCGTCAGTTTCTCGGGCAGATTTCTGCCGACTTCATTATCGCCTATGATCCCGATACTCAGGTGGCAGGACAATTCGATATCTTGGGAATGCCGAGCAGCTACCTGTTCAACCGACAAGGTAAATTAGTCGCTAAACACGTGGGTTTCTATTCCGAGCATAAGGCGGACTATGAAGCCGAGATCTTACACTATCTCAAGCAAGCAAAGCTGGAACAGAGCACAGACAAGCAGTGAGTAAAATGAGTAAGTGTGGGGGAATCCATCAAATTAGAGGCGAGAGATGATGATATTCGAGACAGTGCTGATTAAATCAGTCAGAAGCCTACCGTTCTTGGTGTGTTTATCTTTGACGGCCTGTGCGGGTTTAGGCGTTGAGCCTTGGCAGCGGGATCAGTTTGCCCGTGAAGATATGGCGTTGGACAGTGAGAAACTGGATCTGACCTTGGACGATCATATTTATTTTAGCAAAGAAGGCACCAGTGGCGGCCGAGCACTCGCCGGGGGCGGTTGTGGCTGCAACTAAAACGGTCAATAAGTCACAAGCACGCATTGGAACCGGGCCCGAAATAGGTGCAAGTTTTGGTACCAGTACTATTGAGTCCTCGATTGCCGAAGCGTTATCGATTGCCAGCTTTGCGCTGTTGAGCATGACGAGTTCGGTGGCCATTGCCGCTCAACGAGACTCAGGAGCCGATAATCCAATAGGCAGAGACACTAAACTCGCCGCAGTAATCACTACCGATGAAGCCGTCACCTCAGACTCTGTTGAGACTGATTCACCTCAAATCGATGCCGCCTTACTCTATTATCTGGAACAGGACAGGGTGACGGTAGCCGAGGGGATCTTCAATCTTAAGCTACCTGTAGGCGATAAGCGGCTTTACGAAGGCAAGTTGGTGCTAGATACCTTAACCGGCTCCTCGGCCAATGGCGCTGTGCCCCAAGATGAACGCCAGACTTTTACCCGTCCGTCAGGCAATGGCGAATACAATATAGATTCTGCTAACACCCCGTTAGATGACACCTTCAAAGACACTCGACTTCAGCTCAGTGGCAACTGGGCCGAGATATGGTCGCCTGACTGGAGCAGTAACCATGGGATCTATCTGTCCAGAGAATATGACTACACCTCCATGGG
Coding sequences:
- a CDS encoding secondary thiamine-phosphate synthase enzyme YjbQ, whose amino-acid sequence is MWYQKEVNLRAKPRGFHLITDEVYDALPELKKLKVGLAHIHLQHTSAALTLNENADPSVRVDFERYFNRLAPENELYYTHTYEGPDDMPAHLKSSLLGVSLTLPITNGRLNLGTWQGIYLCEPRDSGGKRRLIITLQGEYL
- a CDS encoding PepSY-associated TM helix domain-containing protein, which produces MKSLKALPEDAPQLVIHDKVTKTTRIKAKKIRVSRGSLSIARTIHIYVSMALLILMLFFAVTGITLNHPEWFDSNQEGAQYSEVPLPDYLITSQSNEEQWRAALGHWMKSQWSVDMTQAQFSEDEISLVHKAPGTYQVFTLDLLDNRVFVESHHYGAIAVLNDLHKGRNAGLAWQWILDISSMLIILFSMSGAYLLLPQTRKLKKSLFYMVIVSSSCGLVYVTQVL
- a CDS encoding DUF2271 domain-containing protein — translated: MKRYLARSLLFFSLIIVPSWACAEVDAGLDIEVNLPEITQGQYLRPYTAVWIENAKGKHISTLALWRWDEGYKWLKDIRRWWRKAGREDSQLVDGMSSATRPAGKYQLHWDMTDVDGHAVPNGKYTLLMEVVREHGGRDLVRHKFELGSEAFTAKIAPTEETGEIKIHFQP
- a CDS encoding DUF4198 domain-containing protein, producing the protein MKKTLLVTASLTLVSTLLSPFASHTAQAHDRWILPSHFNVSADAGKGVWITSDVSASNQVFIYDKPFGSEDVQVVMPDGKLDSPSSSYRGGRKSVFDYQLAQDGTYRFEKKAKPKYYSRYKVKGQDKPVRLAMDKQAAAAAMPKGAYELQGAMYFSRVETYVTLNKPNDVAYQAKNEYLELLPVTHPANIIENEVTEMNFLFHGKPVEGVTVSVVKSGTLYRNKIDAIELVSNKAGSISFTPPSAGLYLLHASFEQKNTDTRLADKSVNEIFLTFEAGLE
- a CDS encoding TlpA family protein disulfide reductase gives rise to the protein MSILFQVNSLSAAPNLDLSVQDVDGQSYILSQVSGELIYIDFWASWCGPCRKSFPWMNEMHHKYADQGLKIIAINLDNDISLARQFLGQISADFIIAYDPDTQVAGQFDILGMPSSYLFNRQGKLVAKHVGFYSEHKADYEAEILHYLKQAKLEQSTDKQ
- a CDS encoding DUF4266 domain-containing protein — protein: MMIFETVLIKSVRSLPFLVCLSLTACAGLGVEPWQRDQFAREDMALDSEKLDLTLDDHIYFSKEGTSGGRALAGGGCGCN